Proteins encoded within one genomic window of Bacteroidota bacterium:
- a CDS encoding S8 family serine peptidase, translating into MQRFVLAFFVIVIFNSISPYIVSGQINSHKTFLIKFTDKNNSPYSLAEPLDYLSQRALNRRIRMQIDINEQDIPVNPSYLDSLKSAGAIVHFTSKWLNTATVSVDTELVIKTILKFPFVKKTERIYRSLDVNLESTISTSALNAWETDPVYGQSYNQIKMLNGHLLHEKGYNGDGVVIAIIDAGFNRIDSLDAFSYLFANNRILATHDFVDGDDQVFSHHSHGMYVLSTIAGKIWGKLIGTAPEASFILLRSENADSEYIIEEDAWIAAAEFADSAGADVINSSLGYSVFNDSNMNHSYADYDGNTIRVSIGADVAASKGLIVVNSAGNEGNDPWLHITAPGDADSILTIGAVDETGQYAPFSSIGPSSDGDVKPNVVAQGMNAVVATNKDGIVGLINGTSLSSPIIAGMVACLVQAFPDKTNMEIIRAIEKSAHLYPKPDVYYGYGIPDFDLAFTYLKMTEDELSASIELLELYPNPFQNGLVLSLYSKEANELVISINSVTGQNYYQENLMVQAQSLEKFYIHLSQKMLPGLYVLSVANGDEILQKKIVRM; encoded by the coding sequence ATGCAAAGATTTGTACTTGCTTTTTTTGTTATTGTTATTTTCAATAGCATTTCCCCATACATAGTCAGTGGGCAAATTAATTCACACAAAACATTTCTGATTAAGTTTACTGATAAAAATAATTCCCCATACAGTTTGGCCGAGCCCTTGGATTATCTTTCGCAAAGAGCATTGAATAGAAGAATTCGGATGCAAATTGACATAAATGAACAGGATATTCCAGTAAATCCAAGCTACTTGGATAGTTTAAAATCAGCAGGAGCTATAGTTCATTTTACATCAAAATGGCTAAATACAGCTACGGTAAGTGTCGATACGGAATTAGTTATTAAAACCATTCTCAAGTTTCCTTTTGTTAAAAAAACTGAAAGAATATATCGTTCACTGGATGTTAATCTGGAATCAACAATTTCAACTTCTGCATTGAATGCATGGGAAACTGATCCGGTTTATGGGCAATCCTATAATCAAATAAAAATGCTGAATGGTCATTTATTGCATGAAAAAGGATATAATGGAGATGGAGTTGTCATCGCAATTATTGATGCAGGTTTTAATCGAATTGATTCTTTGGATGCATTTAGTTATCTATTTGCAAATAACCGAATTCTAGCAACACATGATTTTGTTGATGGCGATGATCAGGTTTTTTCTCACCACTCTCATGGAATGTATGTATTGTCAACCATAGCCGGCAAGATTTGGGGAAAGTTAATCGGTACTGCTCCCGAAGCCAGCTTTATTTTATTAAGGTCTGAAAATGCAGATAGTGAATATATTATTGAAGAGGATGCCTGGATTGCTGCTGCTGAATTTGCCGACAGTGCGGGTGCTGATGTGATTAACTCATCCTTGGGTTATTCCGTTTTTAATGATTCCAATATGAATCACAGCTATGCCGATTATGATGGCAATACGATTCGAGTAAGCATAGGAGCTGATGTTGCTGCCAGTAAAGGATTAATAGTTGTCAATAGTGCTGGAAATGAAGGCAATGATCCCTGGTTGCATATAACTGCCCCTGGTGATGCCGACAGTATACTAACGATAGGAGCTGTAGATGAAACTGGGCAATATGCTCCATTCAGTTCTATAGGACCTTCTTCCGATGGAGATGTAAAACCCAACGTTGTAGCACAAGGGATGAATGCAGTTGTTGCAACAAATAAAGATGGAATAGTTGGTTTGATTAATGGAACTTCCTTGTCATCACCGATTATTGCAGGTATGGTAGCTTGTTTGGTTCAAGCTTTTCCTGACAAAACCAATATGGAAATAATAAGGGCTATCGAAAAAAGTGCTCATCTTTATCCCAAGCCTGATGTTTATTATGGTTATGGAATCCCGGATTTTGATCTTGCATTTACCTATTTGAAAATGACTGAGGATGAATTGTCGGCTTCTATCGAATTGCTGGAACTTTATCCCAATCCGTTTCAAAACGGACTTGTTTTGAGTTTATATTCTAAAGAAGCAAATGAGCTGGTGATTAGCATTAATAGTGTGACAGGCCAAAATTATTATCAAGAAAATCTAATGGTTCAAGCGCAAAGTCTGGAGAAGTTTTACATTCATTTAAGCCAAAAAATGCTTCCTGGTCTGTATGTGCTTTCCGTGGCAAATGGTGATGAAATCCTTCAGAAAAAAATTGTCAGAATGTGA
- a CDS encoding ATP-binding protein — translation MIRVAITGPESTGKSSLAKVLAEHYNTLWVPEYSREYIDNLDRDYTYEDVEKIAVSQIQKEKELLPSAKTILFADTELLVIKIWLEHKFNKTPYWLDYEIDRQKYDLYLLCDIDIPWEYDPQREHPELRQYFFDLYQQKLKNRGFKYIIVSGDEEMRFQTSTNEISKLLR, via the coding sequence ATGATAAGAGTTGCCATTACAGGACCTGAATCAACAGGAAAATCTAGCCTTGCAAAAGTATTGGCAGAACACTATAATACTCTTTGGGTGCCAGAATATTCACGTGAATACATTGACAATCTGGATCGAGATTACACATATGAAGATGTAGAGAAAATTGCTGTGTCTCAAATTCAAAAAGAAAAAGAACTTCTACCTTCTGCTAAAACTATCCTTTTTGCTGATACCGAACTGCTTGTTATAAAAATATGGTTGGAGCATAAGTTTAACAAAACTCCGTATTGGCTTGATTATGAAATTGATAGGCAGAAATATGATCTCTATTTATTATGCGATATAGATATTCCCTGGGAATATGATCCACAGAGAGAACATCCTGAATTGCGACAGTATTTTTTTGATTTGTATCAACAAAAACTGAAAAACAGAGGATTCAAGTATATCATTGTTTCAGGAGATGAGGAAATGCGATTTCAAACATCAACAAATGAAATTAGTAAATTACTGAGATAA
- a CDS encoding IPExxxVDY family protein, with the protein MKKSSIATNSENLLLYGIVSFEKDYRLVYFINKIAGIELTKSNDLLNFSFQQSIIEVPFYEYIDFDFEYFLIANKQNGVNILDKLKNINYWLVLKKKAFEFDLTEFERKINSLAVVLGCFHISDEKEREKLAKLLFC; encoded by the coding sequence TTGAAAAAATCATCAATAGCTACTAATTCTGAGAACCTTCTTTTGTATGGCATTGTCAGTTTTGAGAAGGATTATCGATTGGTGTATTTTATTAACAAAATCGCTGGAATTGAGCTAACTAAAAGTAATGATCTGCTAAATTTTTCTTTTCAGCAGAGCATAATTGAGGTACCCTTTTATGAGTATATTGATTTCGATTTTGAATATTTTCTCATTGCCAACAAACAAAATGGAGTGAATATACTTGACAAGCTTAAAAACATCAACTACTGGCTTGTTTTAAAGAAAAAGGCCTTCGAATTTGATTTAACTGAGTTTGAAAGAAAAATTAATTCATTAGCTGTTGTACTTGGATGTTTTCATATTTCTGACGAAAAAGAGAGAGAAAAATTGGCAAAACTACTTTTCTGCTGA
- the holA gene encoding DNA polymerase III subunit delta translates to MIKNFEQIQRDLAAKQYHSVYFLTGEESFFTDTISDYIAENVLDESEKSFNLSIFYGKESSPGNIIESALRFPMMSDYNVIILKEAQDFKKFDEFTKYFQNPNDKSIVVFCCKRMKLDKRTAVYKALKESSSCCFMEASRVYENKIAPWIDNYLAPKKLKITNKASALLIEYLGSDLSKIANELEKLIKIKNETGVIDLDDIEYHIGISKDYNIFELQNALGSKNSNKVAKICRYYQANIKSNPIYMTTGALFNFFSRSFVLENNGKSQKETANELGISDWQMKSYYPVLKNYKGTIGKVLAIIQEYDLKSKGINDRGTDQGELTKEMLFKILMA, encoded by the coding sequence ATGATAAAGAATTTTGAACAAATACAAAGAGATCTAGCGGCAAAACAGTATCATTCCGTTTATTTTCTTACCGGAGAGGAATCCTTTTTCACCGATACAATTAGCGACTATATTGCTGAAAATGTATTAGATGAGTCCGAAAAATCTTTCAATCTTTCTATTTTCTACGGAAAAGAAAGTAGTCCGGGAAATATCATTGAAAGTGCATTGCGTTTTCCAATGATGTCGGATTACAATGTAATTATTCTAAAGGAGGCTCAGGATTTCAAAAAATTTGATGAGTTTACAAAATACTTCCAAAATCCGAACGATAAAAGCATAGTCGTTTTTTGCTGTAAAAGAATGAAGCTCGATAAGCGAACTGCAGTTTATAAAGCACTTAAGGAAAGTAGTTCATGTTGCTTCATGGAAGCAAGCAGGGTATACGAAAACAAAATCGCCCCATGGATTGACAACTATTTGGCACCCAAAAAGCTTAAAATTACCAACAAAGCTTCTGCCTTACTGATCGAATATCTAGGTAGTGATCTAAGTAAAATTGCCAATGAACTGGAAAAACTTATTAAAATTAAAAATGAAACAGGAGTTATTGATTTAGACGACATTGAATATCATATCGGTATCAGTAAGGATTATAATATTTTTGAACTTCAGAATGCATTGGGAAGCAAGAATTCAAATAAAGTGGCAAAAATATGTCGCTATTATCAGGCTAATATTAAAAGCAATCCTATTTACATGACAACTGGTGCATTATTCAATTTCTTTAGCCGGAGTTTTGTATTGGAAAACAATGGAAAATCACAAAAAGAAACCGCCAATGAGTTGGGAATAAGTGATTGGCAAATGAAATCTTATTACCCTGTTTTGAAGAATTATAAGGGTACAATTGGAAAAGTACTGGCAATTATTCAGGAATATGATTTGAAATCAAAAGGGATAAACGATCGTGGAACCGATCAGGGAGAACTCACAAAAGAAATGCTTTTTAAAATATTAATGGCCTAG
- a CDS encoding type I restriction enzyme HsdR N-terminal domain-containing protein produces the protein MKLGLMLDLTLPKYDYLIQKREGKLYIFDLVRKKYIFLTPEEWVRQHFVNYLITEKSVPQKLISLERGLNYNRLAKRSDIVVYGQKGQALLLIECKASTIELNEQVIFQVATYNVKLRAPFIGITNGLKHFYWKHAEGVKNLSLQELPDFQEMNKSAEK, from the coding sequence ATGAAGTTAGGATTAATGCTTGATTTAACTCTGCCCAAATATGATTATTTAATTCAAAAAAGAGAAGGAAAACTATATATTTTCGATCTGGTTAGAAAGAAATATATTTTTCTTACCCCTGAAGAATGGGTTCGGCAACATTTTGTGAATTATTTGATCACTGAAAAATCAGTACCACAGAAACTAATCAGTCTTGAAAGGGGATTGAATTACAATCGTTTAGCAAAAAGAAGTGATATTGTTGTTTATGGTCAAAAAGGGCAAGCTCTGCTGTTAATTGAATGCAAAGCAAGTACTATTGAATTGAATGAGCAAGTCATATTTCAGGTAGCCACCTATAATGTCAAATTAAGAGCCCCATTTATTGGAATAACAAATGGTTTGAAGCATTTTTATTGGAAACATGCTGAAGGAGTAAAGAATTTAAGCCTTCAAGAATTGCCTGATTTTCAAGAAATGAATAAATCAGCAGAAAAGTAG
- the ung gene encoding uracil-DNA glycosylase, producing MSDLFSYNNQKNFKLVLDPEWYNLLRYEIESEYFNQILDFLIEEEESGRTVYPPSAEIFNALNLTPLKKIKVVIIGQDPYHGAGQAHGLCFSVKKGIPAPPSLVNIFKEIKSNTGLNIPPHGDLSNWANQGILLLNSILTVRASQAASHQKIGWQLFTDSIIKTISAKLEGVVFLLWGKFAEGKSEIIDSSKHYILKAAHPSPFSAHNGFFGCKHFAKSNEILKSIGREPVDWRLG from the coding sequence ATGTCTGATCTATTCTCATACAACAATCAAAAAAACTTCAAACTTGTTTTGGATCCGGAATGGTATAACTTGTTAAGGTATGAGATTGAATCTGAATATTTTAATCAAATTCTTGATTTCCTAATTGAGGAGGAAGAATCAGGAAGAACAGTCTATCCACCTTCTGCTGAAATTTTCAATGCATTGAATTTAACGCCACTCAAAAAAATAAAAGTTGTCATTATAGGACAGGATCCTTATCATGGAGCAGGCCAAGCTCATGGTTTGTGTTTTTCAGTTAAAAAAGGAATTCCGGCACCACCTAGCTTGGTCAACATTTTTAAGGAAATAAAAAGTAATACAGGCTTGAATATTCCACCGCATGGAGATTTATCGAATTGGGCAAACCAAGGTATTCTACTTTTGAATTCCATACTAACGGTTAGGGCAAGTCAGGCAGCTTCACATCAAAAAATAGGTTGGCAATTATTTACAGATTCAATTATTAAAACTATTTCAGCTAAACTGGAAGGTGTTGTTTTTTTACTGTGGGGAAAATTTGCTGAAGGAAAATCCGAAATTATCGATTCCAGCAAGCATTATATTTTAAAAGCAGCACACCCATCCCCTTTTTCTGCCCACAATGGATTTTTTGGATGTAAACATTTTGCAAAATCAAATGAGATTTTAAAAAGTATTGGTCGAGAACCAGTTGACTGGCGGCTAGGCTAA
- a CDS encoding T9SS type A sorting domain-containing protein, with product MIKHHLRIILFVFVALILSSWGRTGHTIISNNSTKSFNSEMKQFLSWGTELANHASDADSRKYQDPDESPRHYIDIDNYPEFVSSGRIPQSLDLVITIHGEAFVYDQGILPWATLKTYDSLKACFERSDWDKAILFASDLGHYVADGHMPMHITANYNGQFTGNYGIHSRYESSMIGDYKNEIDYAGQPIQFVSDTRQYVFDYLYQNYKYVDSILIADDAASLAAGNTSSTMYYSTLWDETKLFTIDLFAKASHALAELIYSAWYEAGTPSINTDVFEFKIIKPISLFPNPANEFTAIYFSKAIQFNQPIRIYNIQGELVKQLEVSHLIAKNGSLRIDLTKLKSGVYFVLVNEEAVKLIVVRP from the coding sequence ATGATAAAACACCACTTACGTATCATCCTATTTGTTTTTGTAGCCCTCATTTTGTCATCATGGGGAAGGACAGGGCATACCATTATCTCTAACAATTCAACGAAGTCTTTTAATTCAGAAATGAAGCAGTTTTTGAGCTGGGGCACTGAATTAGCGAATCATGCTTCGGATGCTGACAGCCGAAAATATCAGGATCCTGACGAATCGCCAAGGCATTATATTGATATTGATAATTACCCAGAATTTGTGAGTAGTGGTCGAATTCCTCAGAGCTTGGATTTAGTCATTACTATTCATGGGGAAGCGTTTGTATATGATCAGGGAATTTTACCATGGGCAACATTAAAAACGTATGATTCATTGAAAGCCTGTTTTGAGCGAAGTGATTGGGATAAGGCTATTTTGTTTGCATCCGATTTGGGACATTATGTAGCTGATGGACATATGCCCATGCATATTACTGCCAACTACAATGGCCAATTCACTGGGAATTATGGCATACATTCACGTTATGAGTCGAGCATGATAGGGGATTATAAGAACGAAATTGATTATGCCGGGCAGCCAATACAGTTTGTTTCTGACACCAGACAATATGTTTTTGATTATTTGTATCAAAATTATAAATATGTTGACTCTATATTAATTGCAGATGATGCCGCATCATTAGCAGCTGGGAATACTTCTTCCACAATGTATTATTCTACTTTATGGGATGAAACAAAACTGTTTACAATTGATTTGTTTGCCAAAGCTTCTCATGCATTAGCTGAATTGATTTACTCAGCTTGGTATGAGGCGGGCACGCCAAGTATTAATACGGACGTTTTTGAATTTAAAATTATTAAACCAATTAGCTTATTTCCAAATCCAGCAAATGAATTTACGGCTATCTATTTCTCAAAAGCTATTCAATTCAATCAGCCAATTCGAATTTATAACATCCAAGGTGAACTGGTTAAGCAGTTGGAAGTCAGTCATCTAATAGCCAAGAATGGGAGCTTGCGAATTGATTTAACAAAACTGAAATCAGGAGTGTATTTTGTTTTGGTGAATGAGGAGGCTGTTAAGTTGATTGTTGTGAGGCCATAA
- a CDS encoding nicotinamide mononucleotide transporter translates to MMIDFIKLFFDWVINNYLEFIAVVTGIIGVWLTAKQIIWCWPVSIISVVLSAYLFYDTKLYQDGLLQVFYFAMAIYGWYNWRYGGKNKTKLKVNRISSRNALVLILVGFSSIYIFGYLFNRYTDAALPYWDATTTVWGIIATFMMAKKMIENWAIWILIDLLNTGIYFYKELYGFVFLYFVFTILAVFGLIQWMKEYRKLEIA, encoded by the coding sequence ATGATGATTGATTTTATTAAACTGTTTTTCGACTGGGTAATTAATAATTATCTTGAGTTTATTGCTGTTGTTACAGGTATTATTGGTGTATGGTTAACAGCTAAACAAATTATTTGGTGCTGGCCGGTTTCCATTATAAGCGTTGTTTTGTCAGCCTACTTATTTTATGATACTAAGCTTTACCAAGATGGATTGTTACAAGTCTTTTATTTTGCCATGGCTATATATGGATGGTACAATTGGCGCTATGGTGGAAAGAATAAAACGAAGCTTAAAGTAAATAGAATCAGTAGTCGAAATGCTCTAGTTCTAATCTTGGTAGGCTTTTCGAGTATTTATATTTTCGGTTATTTATTCAATCGATATACGGATGCAGCACTTCCTTATTGGGATGCAACAACCACAGTTTGGGGAATCATTGCTACATTTATGATGGCCAAAAAGATGATTGAAAATTGGGCTATCTGGATATTAATTGATCTCCTCAATACAGGGATTTATTTTTATAAAGAACTATATGGCTTTGTTTTCCTGTATTTTGTTTTCACCATTTTAGCTGTTTTCGGATTGATCCAGTGGATGAAAGAGTATCGAAAATTGGAGATTGCATGA
- a CDS encoding MBL fold metallo-hydrolase, whose translation MKIQLYGTRGSVPVFNPKSVKYGGNTTCLRIIADQIPNNHALVIDAGSGFIPMGNDLLNETEGKLTQTTILFTHWHNDHTLGLFLSPITYFKSIKMKLMGPSENNIGPKEMMEDMMRPPYFPIDVREVRSKFEYINIDTPQAQVILIHPKAIQLIDLDVYETIEINDDTIEIENELYPLNEFLVVKMHRAKHPDKTISFRFEDKKTGKVFVFLTDNENEDGFSGHLKKHVQGADLLIMDAQYSREKYIKHTVGYGHGTPDYAVRLAEKCAVKRLGLTHHDPTSEDTDVDQIMMEGIKAKSADSDLQIFACADYMTVEIKN comes from the coding sequence ATGAAAATACAATTATACGGCACCAGAGGCTCTGTTCCTGTATTTAATCCAAAATCTGTTAAATACGGTGGCAATACTACTTGTTTACGGATTATTGCTGATCAAATTCCAAATAATCACGCATTGGTTATTGACGCTGGAAGTGGATTTATTCCTATGGGAAACGATTTGTTAAATGAAACCGAAGGCAAGTTAACGCAAACCACCATATTATTTACACATTGGCATAACGATCATACACTGGGTTTATTTTTAAGCCCCATTACCTACTTTAAAAGCATTAAGATGAAGTTAATGGGCCCCAGTGAGAACAACATTGGTCCAAAGGAGATGATGGAAGACATGATGCGTCCGCCTTATTTTCCGATCGATGTCAGAGAGGTCAGAAGTAAATTCGAATACATCAATATTGATACCCCTCAGGCTCAAGTTATTTTAATTCATCCCAAAGCAATACAATTAATTGATTTAGATGTATATGAAACAATCGAGATCAATGACGACACTATTGAAATTGAAAACGAATTATATCCGCTGAATGAGTTTTTGGTAGTTAAAATGCACAGAGCTAAGCATCCTGATAAAACCATTTCTTTCCGTTTTGAAGATAAAAAAACAGGAAAAGTATTTGTTTTCCTTACTGATAATGAAAACGAGGATGGATTTTCAGGGCACTTAAAAAAACATGTACAAGGGGCCGATTTACTGATCATGGATGCGCAATACAGTAGAGAGAAATACATTAAACATACAGTAGGCTATGGCCATGGAACACCTGATTATGCTGTTAGGCTGGCTGAAAAATGTGCTGTTAAGCGTCTGGGATTAACCCATCACGACCCAACGTCTGAAGATACAGATGTTGATCAAATTATGATGGAAGGAATAAAGGCTAAATCTGCTGATTCTGATTTACAAATTTTTGCTTGTGCAGATTACATGACTGTTGAAATTAAGAACTAA
- a CDS encoding acyl carrier protein, with protein sequence MSEIEAKVKAIIVEKLGVDESEVTPEASFTNDLGADSLDTVELIMEFEKEFNVSIPDEQAEKIGTVGQAISYLEADLK encoded by the coding sequence ATGTCTGAAATTGAAGCTAAAGTTAAAGCGATAATCGTTGAGAAGTTAGGTGTTGATGAAAGTGAAGTAACTCCTGAAGCTAGTTTCACAAATGATCTGGGTGCAGATTCATTGGATACAGTTGAATTAATAATGGAATTTGAAAAAGAGTTCAATGTATCTATTCCAGATGAGCAAGCTGAGAAGATCGGGACTGTTGGACAGGCCATTTCGTATTTAGAAGCTGATTTAAAATAA
- the rnc gene encoding ribonuclease III has protein sequence MRPENPQVYKDAFTHRSVANGNQEDNEKLEFLGDAVINFLVADYLIQKLPEYNEGDLTRLKSDIVKRDNLNHLALELSLDSLLKFNKSSIKIKEGESRDMFGNALEALVGAIYLDKGFAFTKKYVNNHILKKWVDLDELISNDTNYKGMLYEYSQKEDVNIKYTFEESGKKNTPIYKSTVFIGDQILGSGLGTKKKIAEQLASKEACNKLKLLSS, from the coding sequence GTGCGTCCTGAAAATCCTCAAGTCTATAAGGATGCATTTACACATCGATCTGTTGCGAATGGAAACCAGGAAGACAATGAAAAACTTGAATTTCTGGGAGATGCTGTCATAAACTTTCTGGTAGCTGACTATCTTATTCAAAAACTTCCTGAATACAACGAAGGTGATTTAACCCGATTAAAATCTGATATTGTAAAACGCGATAACTTAAATCATCTCGCTTTGGAATTAAGTCTGGATTCTCTTCTGAAATTTAATAAATCAAGTATCAAAATAAAGGAAGGCGAAAGCAGAGATATGTTCGGTAATGCGCTCGAAGCATTGGTTGGAGCAATTTATCTCGATAAAGGTTTTGCTTTTACCAAAAAATATGTCAATAATCATATTCTGAAAAAATGGGTTGATTTAGATGAATTAATATCCAACGATACCAATTATAAGGGAATGTTATATGAATATTCTCAAAAGGAAGATGTTAATATAAAATATACTTTTGAGGAATCAGGAAAGAAAAATACACCAATCTATAAATCTACTGTTTTTATAGGAGATCAAATCTTGGGATCAGGTTTGGGAACCAAAAAGAAAATAGCAGAACAATTGGCTTCCAAAGAAGCATGTAACAAGTTAAAACTACTTAGTTCTTAA
- the fabF gene encoding beta-ketoacyl-ACP synthase II: MDHKRVVVTGIGLVTPLGHTIDEVWGNAVKGVSAAGPITKFDPEKFKTKFACEVKDFKPEDYIDRKEARRMDLFTQYALVAANKAIALSGLDLEKLDLDRCGVIWASGIGGIKTFQEEILSFAGGDGTPRFNPFFIPKMIADIAAGLISMRFGFRGVNFATVSACASSSNAIGAAFEHIRSGREDIVITGGSEACIVEASVGGFNAMKAMSERNDDPKTASRPFDVTRDGFVMGEGGAGLVLEEYEHAIARGATIYGEIIGAGYSADAHHLTAPHPDGNGAYMVMKKAIADAGIEPEMIDYINVHGTATPLGDISETKAVQRLFGEHAYKLNISSTKSMHGHLLGAAGAMEAVMALLAIQHSVVPPTINHKEADPNIDPKLNLTLNKAQERNIDYALSNTFGFGGHNVSLIFKKYIS; the protein is encoded by the coding sequence ATGGATCATAAAAGAGTTGTTGTAACTGGTATTGGCCTGGTAACTCCACTGGGCCATACCATTGACGAAGTATGGGGAAATGCAGTAAAAGGTGTTAGCGCAGCTGGACCGATTACCAAATTTGACCCTGAAAAGTTTAAGACAAAATTTGCCTGCGAGGTAAAGGATTTTAAACCAGAGGACTATATTGATCGTAAAGAAGCCCGAAGAATGGACTTGTTTACACAATATGCTCTTGTAGCTGCTAATAAGGCCATTGCACTCAGTGGTCTTGATTTGGAGAAACTTGATTTGGATCGTTGTGGTGTTATTTGGGCATCTGGCATAGGAGGTATTAAAACCTTTCAGGAAGAAATTCTTTCTTTTGCTGGTGGTGATGGAACTCCACGTTTTAACCCGTTTTTTATTCCTAAAATGATAGCAGATATTGCTGCTGGATTAATTTCTATGCGTTTTGGGTTTAGAGGAGTCAATTTTGCTACTGTTTCTGCTTGTGCTTCTTCTTCCAATGCTATTGGTGCTGCTTTCGAGCATATCAGAAGTGGTCGTGAAGATATAGTAATCACAGGTGGCTCAGAAGCTTGTATTGTAGAAGCATCTGTTGGTGGTTTCAATGCGATGAAGGCAATGTCGGAACGTAATGACGATCCAAAAACTGCTTCACGTCCTTTTGATGTTACCAGAGATGGTTTTGTTATGGGTGAAGGTGGTGCAGGTTTGGTTCTGGAAGAATATGAGCATGCTATAGCAAGAGGTGCTACCATTTATGGAGAAATTATCGGTGCTGGATATTCTGCTGATGCGCATCATTTAACGGCCCCACATCCTGATGGGAATGGAGCCTATATGGTGATGAAAAAAGCTATTGCTGACGCAGGAATAGAGCCTGAGATGATTGATTATATCAATGTCCATGGAACAGCAACTCCATTAGGTGATATTAGCGAAACAAAAGCAGTTCAAAGACTTTTTGGGGAACATGCTTATAAGTTGAATATTAGTTCAACAAAATCGATGCATGGTCATTTACTTGGTGCAGCCGGTGCAATGGAAGCTGTTATGGCACTTTTAGCTATTCAGCATAGTGTTGTGCCTCCAACAATAAATCACAAAGAAGCTGATCCTAACATTGATCCTAAACTCAATTTGACATTGAACAAAGCGCAAGAAAGAAATATCGATTACGCTTTGAGCAATACTTTTGGATTTGGTGGGCATAATGTTTCCCTGATATTTAAAAAGTATATATCATAA
- a CDS encoding DUF1761 domain-containing protein, producing the protein MDFSSINYLAVLVSGIAMFALGSLWYTLLFGKVWQKESGMTDEKAKGANMAVTMGSSFLLMVVMAFGLAILIQGHEGDGVEWLSGLYHGLVVGLLFIGASIGINYLYQLKSFKLWLIDAMYQIICLGIAGVILGGWH; encoded by the coding sequence ATGGATTTTTCAAGTATTAACTATTTAGCTGTTCTGGTTTCTGGAATTGCCATGTTTGCATTAGGTTCTCTATGGTATACCCTTTTATTTGGCAAAGTCTGGCAAAAAGAATCAGGTATGACTGATGAAAAAGCAAAAGGTGCTAACATGGCTGTTACGATGGGTTCCAGTTTTTTATTGATGGTAGTGATGGCTTTTGGCTTAGCAATTTTAATTCAGGGACACGAAGGTGATGGTGTTGAATGGCTTTCTGGATTATATCATGGCCTTGTAGTTGGTCTTCTATTTATTGGAGCATCAATTGGAATAAACTATTTATATCAACTGAAATCATTCAAACTTTGGCTAATTGATGCTATGTATCAAATAATTTGTTTAGGTATAGCAGGAGTTATTTTAGGTGGATGGCATTAG